From the genome of Streptomyces sp. NBC_01116, one region includes:
- a CDS encoding MarR family transcriptional regulator, translating into MPPQDMTTAASPSGGAVPEHPGPDRLLDSLQHQVAVFARRAEQTRLGGVGQVRNSMDRAAYLLLNRLDREGPMGVKALAAGMGIDSSTVTRQVAPLVDTGLVKRTSHPEDGRAVVLQLSPRGQARLEEVRASRRELMSQVTDGWSQEERDTFCALLTRFNGSLAARQAAYQPPQSD; encoded by the coding sequence ATGCCCCCTCAGGACATGACGACTGCTGCGTCTCCTTCCGGGGGCGCCGTCCCCGAACACCCGGGCCCCGACCGCCTGCTGGACTCCCTCCAGCACCAGGTGGCGGTCTTCGCCCGCCGTGCCGAGCAGACCCGCCTCGGCGGTGTCGGCCAGGTCCGCAACTCGATGGACCGGGCGGCGTACCTGCTGCTGAACCGGCTCGACCGGGAAGGTCCGATGGGCGTCAAGGCGCTGGCGGCCGGAATGGGCATCGACTCCTCGACGGTGACGCGGCAGGTCGCGCCGCTCGTCGACACCGGTCTGGTGAAGCGGACTTCGCATCCGGAGGACGGCCGGGCCGTGGTGCTCCAGCTCTCGCCGCGCGGTCAGGCCCGGCTGGAAGAGGTCCGGGCCTCGCGGCGCGAGCTGATGTCCCAGGTGACGGACGGCTGGTCGCAGGAGGAGCGGGACACGTTCTGCGCCCTGCTCACCCGTTTCAACGGGTCGTTGGCGGCCCGGCAGGCCGCGTACCAGCCGCCGCAGTCCGACTGA
- a CDS encoding DUF4235 domain-containing protein, protein MKASKIAYRPVGLVLGAVSGMIAGAAFKQTWKLIEGEGDAPDALDEGRPWRQILLAAAVQGAIFSVVKAAVERSGAQATRRFTGTWPA, encoded by the coding sequence ATGAAGGCGTCCAAGATCGCCTACAGGCCGGTCGGCCTGGTCCTGGGTGCTGTCAGCGGGATGATCGCGGGCGCCGCCTTCAAGCAGACGTGGAAGCTCATCGAGGGCGAGGGCGATGCGCCCGACGCCCTCGACGAGGGCCGCCCGTGGCGGCAGATCCTTCTCGCCGCCGCCGTGCAGGGGGCGATCTTCTCCGTGGTCAAGGCCGCCGTCGAGCGCTCGGGTGCGCAGGCGACCAGGCGCTTCACGGGCACCTGGCCGGCGTGA
- a CDS encoding DUF3618 domain-containing protein, which translates to MNDASQNDTDTPTPEELRHRVERTRDKVGQTVEALAAKADLDGEAKADLKGQAKDLTEQAKDTVATVRERAAGKAGTATGRVRHLTEQTARRVKDRTPDAVLEETARVTARLRERTARAGRYAAVKAPDPLRDGAERAATAVRAHRAPLLTGSALLVAFLLVRRSRGRTR; encoded by the coding sequence ATGAACGACGCATCGCAGAACGACACGGACACGCCCACCCCTGAGGAACTGCGCCACCGGGTGGAGCGAACGCGCGACAAGGTCGGGCAGACCGTCGAGGCGCTCGCGGCGAAGGCCGACCTCGACGGAGAGGCGAAGGCCGACCTCAAGGGTCAGGCGAAGGACCTCACGGAGCAGGCCAAGGACACGGTCGCCACGGTGAGGGAGCGGGCGGCCGGGAAGGCCGGGACGGCAACCGGCCGTGTGCGCCACCTGACGGAGCAGACCGCGCGGCGGGTGAAGGACAGGACACCCGACGCCGTGCTGGAAGAGACCGCGCGCGTCACCGCGCGGCTGCGTGAGCGCACGGCGCGCGCCGGTCGGTACGCGGCGGTGAAGGCTCCCGATCCTCTGCGGGACGGGGCGGAGCGAGCCGCGACGGCTGTCCGCGCCCACCGCGCCCCGCTCCTCACGGGCAGCGCCCTGCTGGTCGCCTTCCTGCTGGTACGCCGCAGCCGTGGACGCACCCGATGA
- a CDS encoding ATP-binding cassette domain-containing protein, with product MPGAIHAEGLVKTFGDVRALDGVDLDVPEGTVLGLLGPNGAGKTTAVRVLTTLLRPDSGTAFVAGIDVLKKPNEVRRSIGLSGQFAAVDEYLTGRENLRMVGQLYQLSARDAKARAGVLLDRFNLGDAADRTAKTYSGGMRRRLDLAAALVVSPPVMFMDEPTTGLDPRNRQQLWDVIEDLVAGGTTLLLTTQYLEEADRLAHDICVIDHGKVIARGTSDQLKARTGGERVEVVVHRPDEIERARSVLTTLGKGEVTVAQLSRKLTVPVSGGAKLLAEIIRDLDAQGVEIDDIALRRPTLDDVFLSLTGHAAEAHENGDEEADGAEAERFRDSRSKEDTP from the coding sequence ATGCCAGGTGCGATCCATGCCGAAGGTCTGGTGAAGACCTTCGGCGACGTACGTGCCCTCGACGGCGTCGACCTCGACGTCCCCGAGGGCACGGTCCTCGGACTGCTCGGGCCCAACGGCGCGGGCAAGACCACCGCCGTACGGGTGCTGACCACGCTGCTGCGCCCGGACAGCGGCACGGCCTTCGTGGCCGGGATCGACGTACTGAAGAAGCCCAACGAGGTACGCCGCTCGATCGGGCTCTCCGGTCAGTTCGCCGCGGTCGACGAGTATCTGACCGGCCGGGAGAACCTCCGGATGGTGGGGCAGCTCTACCAGCTGAGCGCCCGGGACGCGAAGGCGCGGGCGGGCGTCCTGCTGGACCGGTTCAACCTCGGCGACGCCGCCGACCGCACCGCGAAGACGTACTCCGGCGGTATGCGGCGGCGCCTCGACCTCGCGGCGGCGCTCGTCGTCTCGCCGCCCGTGATGTTCATGGACGAGCCGACGACCGGTCTCGACCCGCGCAACCGGCAGCAGCTCTGGGACGTGATCGAGGATCTGGTGGCGGGCGGCACGACCCTGCTGCTGACCACGCAGTATCTGGAGGAGGCCGACCGCCTCGCCCACGACATCTGCGTCATCGACCACGGCAAGGTCATCGCCCGCGGGACCTCCGACCAGCTCAAGGCCCGCACCGGCGGCGAGCGCGTCGAGGTCGTCGTGCACCGCCCGGACGAGATCGAGCGCGCCCGGTCCGTGCTGACCACCCTCGGCAAGGGCGAGGTCACCGTCGCCCAGCTCTCCCGGAAACTGACCGTCCCGGTCAGCGGCGGGGCCAAACTGCTGGCCGAGATCATCCGCGACCTGGACGCGCAGGGCGTGGAGATCGACGACATCGCCCTGCGCAGGCCCACCCTGGACGACGTCTTCCTCTCCCTCACCGGCCATGCGGCCGAGGCGCACGAGAACGGTGACGAGGAGGCCGACGGCGCGGAAGCGGAACGTTTCCGCGACTCCCGGAGCAAGGAGGACACCCCGTGA
- a CDS encoding DUF899 family protein: MTTAPDGPAAELSGAPPVVDRAAWQAARDELLVREKAHTRQGDALAAARRRLPMTEVDGTVEVVGPEGPVPFLDLFQDRRELVVYQHMWYDGAPHQGQCEGCTDAVWHMRDAVYLNARGVSYAVLTTGSWEEVAAYTAFMGYTQPWYSVRGLEAPIGGEMGHLACFLRDGERVFLTYSTTGRGIESANGSFGLLDLTPYGRGEAWEDRPEGRPAIGRVRDGCPGEGGQVCWYWRTDADGTASWGPASRPTPQWTRPGATPEKTLGRTGDCS, from the coding sequence ATGACCACCGCACCGGACGGCCCGGCCGCCGAACTGTCCGGCGCCCCGCCCGTCGTCGACCGGGCCGCCTGGCAGGCCGCGCGGGACGAGCTCCTGGTCCGCGAGAAGGCCCACACCCGCCAGGGCGACGCGCTCGCCGCGGCCCGCCGCCGACTGCCGATGACGGAGGTCGACGGGACGGTCGAGGTCGTCGGACCCGAGGGCCCGGTCCCGTTCCTGGACCTCTTCCAGGACCGCCGGGAGCTCGTCGTCTACCAGCACATGTGGTACGACGGCGCACCGCACCAGGGCCAGTGCGAGGGCTGCACCGACGCGGTCTGGCACATGAGGGACGCCGTCTACCTCAACGCCCGGGGCGTCTCGTACGCCGTCCTGACCACGGGGTCCTGGGAAGAGGTGGCCGCCTACACCGCGTTCATGGGCTACACCCAGCCCTGGTACTCGGTACGGGGCCTGGAGGCGCCGATCGGCGGCGAGATGGGGCACCTCGCCTGCTTCCTGCGCGACGGCGAGCGCGTGTTCCTCACCTACTCCACGACGGGCCGCGGGATCGAGTCGGCCAACGGCTCCTTCGGCCTGCTCGACCTGACGCCCTACGGCCGCGGCGAGGCGTGGGAGGACCGGCCCGAGGGCAGGCCCGCGATCGGCCGGGTCCGCGACGGCTGTCCGGGCGAGGGCGGCCAGGTCTGCTGGTACTGGCGCACCGACGCCGACGGGACCGCGAGCTGGGGCCCGGCCAGCCGCCCCACCCCGCAGTGGACCCGCCCCGGCGCGACACCCGAGAAGACCCTCGGCCGCACCGGCGACTGCTCCTGA
- the ilvA gene encoding threonine ammonia-lyase, which produces MSFRATARHPALILDDVRGAQKMLSGVARVTALEGSRHLTELVGAPVHLKCENLQRTGSFKLRGAYVRISGLTPVERAGGVVAASAGNHAQGVALASSLLGVRSTVFMPVGAPLPKVAATREYGAEVRLHGQVVDETLAAAQRYAEETGAVFIHPFDHPDIIAGQGTVGLEILEQCPEVRTIVLGIGGGGFAAGVAVAVKALRPDVRIVGVQAEGAACYPPSLAAGHPVSLDSPATMADGIKVGRPGDVPYRLIEELVDEVRTVTEDELSSALLLCLERAKLVVEPAGASPVAALLSDPKAFRGPVVAVLSGGNVDPLLMQRILRHGMSAAGRYLSLRLRLTDRPGALAALLAALTVADANVLDISHVRTDPRLGLTEAEVDLHLETKGPQHCAEVESALRSAGFRVMG; this is translated from the coding sequence ATGAGCTTCCGCGCGACCGCCCGCCACCCGGCCCTGATCCTCGACGACGTCCGGGGCGCGCAGAAGATGCTGTCCGGGGTGGCGCGGGTGACCGCACTGGAGGGCAGCCGGCATCTGACCGAGCTGGTCGGCGCCCCGGTCCACCTCAAGTGCGAGAACCTCCAGCGCACCGGCTCCTTCAAGCTGCGCGGGGCCTACGTCCGGATCTCCGGCCTCACCCCGGTGGAACGGGCGGGCGGGGTGGTGGCCGCCAGCGCCGGGAACCACGCCCAGGGCGTCGCGCTGGCCTCGTCCCTCCTCGGCGTGCGCTCCACGGTCTTCATGCCCGTCGGGGCGCCGCTGCCCAAGGTCGCCGCGACCCGGGAGTACGGGGCCGAGGTGCGGCTGCACGGCCAGGTCGTCGACGAGACCCTCGCCGCCGCCCAGCGGTACGCGGAGGAGACCGGCGCGGTCTTCATCCACCCCTTCGACCACCCCGACATCATCGCGGGCCAGGGCACCGTCGGGCTGGAGATCCTGGAGCAGTGCCCCGAGGTCCGCACGATCGTCCTCGGCATCGGCGGCGGCGGCTTCGCCGCGGGCGTCGCCGTCGCGGTGAAGGCCCTGCGCCCCGACGTCCGCATCGTCGGCGTCCAGGCCGAGGGCGCCGCCTGCTACCCGCCCTCCCTGGCCGCCGGGCACCCCGTCTCGCTCGACTCCCCGGCCACGATGGCCGACGGCATCAAGGTGGGCCGGCCCGGCGACGTACCGTACCGGCTGATCGAGGAGCTGGTCGACGAGGTCCGCACGGTCACCGAGGACGAGCTGTCCAGCGCGCTGCTGCTCTGCCTGGAACGCGCCAAGCTGGTCGTCGAACCGGCCGGGGCCAGCCCGGTGGCCGCGCTGCTCAGCGACCCGAAGGCGTTCCGGGGGCCGGTGGTGGCCGTGCTGTCCGGCGGCAACGTCGACCCGCTGCTGATGCAGCGCATCCTGCGGCACGGGATGTCCGCCGCGGGCCGCTACCTGAGCCTGCGGCTGCGCCTCACCGACCGCCCGGGAGCGCTGGCCGCCCTGCTGGCCGCGCTCACCGTGGCCGACGCCAACGTCCTCGACATCAGCCATGTGCGCACCGACCCGCGCCTCGGCCTGACCGAGGCGGAGGTCGACCTGCACCTGGAGACGAAGGGGCCGCAGCACTGCGCGGAGGTCGAGTCGGCGCTGCGGTCGGCGGGCTTCCGGGTGATGGGCTGA
- a CDS encoding ABC transporter permease: MSAIAKDAPSLVPRPAGGVTQSVKDSLVVAKRNLIRMTRIPEMILFGVIQPVMFVVLFTYVFGGSIAIPGAGVSKAAYTEFLMAGIFAQTVTFATAGAGAGIADDMHKGLIDRFRSLPMARGAVLTGRTLADLVQTAITLAVLAVVALIVGWRTHENIGKVLAGFALLLLLGYAFTWIGALIGLSVRTPEAATSGGLIWLFPLTFISNAFVPVNGMPKFLQYVAEWNPFSATVQAARELFGNTIAGVPKSVTGAWPMEHPVWASLIWSVLIIVVFRTLAVRKYRSASV, from the coding sequence GTGAGCGCGATCGCCAAGGACGCCCCCTCGTTGGTCCCTCGCCCCGCCGGAGGCGTCACGCAGTCCGTGAAGGACTCCCTCGTCGTCGCCAAGCGGAATCTGATCCGCATGACCAGAATTCCCGAAATGATCCTTTTCGGGGTCATTCAGCCGGTCATGTTCGTGGTCCTGTTCACGTACGTCTTCGGCGGCTCGATCGCCATTCCCGGGGCCGGCGTCAGCAAGGCGGCCTACACGGAGTTCCTGATGGCCGGCATCTTCGCGCAGACCGTCACGTTCGCCACGGCCGGCGCGGGCGCGGGCATCGCCGACGACATGCACAAGGGGCTCATCGACCGGTTCCGGTCGCTGCCGATGGCGCGTGGCGCCGTACTCACCGGCCGTACGCTCGCGGACCTGGTCCAGACGGCCATCACGCTGGCCGTGCTGGCGGTCGTCGCCCTGATCGTCGGGTGGCGCACCCACGAGAACATCGGCAAGGTGCTCGCGGGCTTCGCCCTGCTCCTGCTGCTCGGGTACGCGTTCACCTGGATCGGCGCCCTGATCGGGCTCTCGGTGCGCACCCCGGAGGCTGCGACCTCGGGCGGCCTGATCTGGCTGTTCCCGCTGACCTTCATCTCGAACGCCTTCGTGCCCGTCAACGGCATGCCGAAGTTCCTCCAGTACGTGGCCGAGTGGAACCCGTTCAGCGCCACGGTCCAGGCGGCGCGCGAGCTGTTCGGCAACACGATCGCCGGCGTGCCGAAGTCCGTGACCGGGGCCTGGCCGATGGAGCACCCCGTCTGGGCCTCGCTCATCTGGTCCGTCCTGATCATCGTGGTCTTCCGCACCCTCGCGGTCCGCAAGTACCGCTCGGCCTCCGTCTGA
- the greA gene encoding transcription elongation factor GreA: MTQTSENVTWLTQEAYNQLKAELEYLSGPARTEIAVKIAAAREEGDLRENGGYHAAKEEQGKMELRVRQLTQLLEHAKVGEAPADDGVVEPGMVVTIAFDGDESDTLTFLLASREYASTEIETYSPQSPLGLGVNGKRTGDDADYELPNGKTASVKILAAKPYAG; encoded by the coding sequence GTGACCCAGACCAGCGAAAACGTCACCTGGCTCACGCAGGAGGCGTACAACCAGCTCAAGGCCGAGCTGGAGTACCTGTCTGGTCCCGCGCGCACGGAGATCGCCGTCAAGATCGCGGCGGCCCGTGAGGAGGGTGACCTCCGGGAGAACGGCGGGTACCACGCGGCCAAGGAGGAGCAGGGCAAGATGGAGCTGCGGGTGCGCCAGCTGACCCAGCTCCTGGAGCACGCGAAGGTCGGCGAGGCGCCGGCCGACGACGGCGTGGTCGAGCCCGGCATGGTCGTCACGATCGCCTTCGACGGCGATGAGAGCGACACGCTGACCTTCCTGCTCGCCTCCCGTGAGTACGCCAGCACGGAGATCGAGACGTACTCCCCGCAGTCCCCGCTCGGCCTCGGTGTGAACGGCAAGCGGACGGGCGACGACGCCGACTACGAGCTGCCGAACGGCAAGACGGCCTCGGTGAAGATCCTGGCGGCGAAGCCCTACGCCGGCTGA
- the mca gene encoding mycothiol conjugate amidase Mca — translation MTEQLRLMAVHAHPDDESSKGAATMAKYVSEGVDVLVVTCTGGERGSILNPKLQGDAYIEKNIHEVRKKEMDEAREILGVQQEWLGFVDSGLPEGDPLPPLPEGCFALEDPETAAGRLVAKIRAFRPQVITTYDENGGYPHPDHIMTHTISMIAFDGAADAERFPEDEFGPVWTPRKLYYNQGFNRPRTVALHEALLARGLESPYGEWLERWEEFERVERTLTTHVPCDEFYEIRDKALIAHATQIDPEGGWFRVPMDIQREVWPTEEYELAKSLVDTSLPESDLFAGIRDNA, via the coding sequence TTGACTGAGCAGCTGCGACTGATGGCCGTTCACGCCCACCCCGACGACGAGTCGAGCAAGGGCGCGGCCACCATGGCCAAGTACGTGTCCGAGGGGGTGGACGTGCTGGTCGTGACCTGCACGGGAGGCGAGCGCGGCTCCATCCTCAACCCGAAGCTCCAGGGCGACGCGTACATCGAGAAGAACATCCACGAGGTGCGCAAGAAGGAGATGGACGAGGCCCGGGAGATCCTGGGCGTCCAGCAGGAGTGGCTCGGCTTCGTCGACTCGGGGCTGCCCGAGGGCGACCCGCTGCCGCCGCTTCCCGAGGGCTGCTTCGCCCTGGAGGACCCCGAGACCGCCGCGGGGCGCCTGGTGGCGAAGATCCGCGCGTTCCGGCCGCAGGTCATCACCACGTACGACGAGAACGGCGGCTACCCGCACCCCGACCACATCATGACGCACACGATCTCGATGATCGCGTTCGACGGCGCGGCCGACGCGGAGCGGTTCCCGGAGGACGAGTTCGGCCCGGTCTGGACGCCGCGGAAGCTCTACTACAACCAGGGCTTCAACCGGCCGCGCACCGTCGCCCTGCACGAGGCGCTCCTCGCCCGCGGTCTGGAGTCCCCGTACGGCGAGTGGCTGGAGCGCTGGGAGGAGTTCGAGCGCGTGGAACGCACGCTGACCACGCACGTTCCCTGCGACGAGTTCTACGAGATCCGCGACAAGGCGCTCATCGCGCACGCCACGCAGATCGACCCCGAGGGCGGCTGGTTCCGGGTCCCGATGGACATCCAGCGCGAGGTGTGGCCCACCGAGGAGTACGAGCTGGCGAAGTCTCTGGTCGATACCTCCCTCCCCGAGAGCGACCTCTTCGCGGGCATCCGCGACAATGCCTGA
- a CDS encoding DUF4307 domain-containing protein, translating into MTTVREALPEGRYGRTEDQRADRKLKIVGSVLGVALLGVIGWIGFDYVGGQGISAEMIKFKVVSDTRADVHLEVRKDREGHGYCLVRALSEDGSEVGRKEVRFDRAEDRIDEVVTVVTRSRATAVEPMGCTADDGPQG; encoded by the coding sequence ATGACGACGGTTCGTGAGGCCCTGCCCGAGGGGCGGTACGGCCGGACCGAGGATCAGCGCGCGGACCGCAAGCTGAAGATCGTCGGATCGGTCCTGGGCGTCGCCCTGCTCGGCGTGATCGGGTGGATCGGCTTCGACTACGTGGGCGGCCAGGGCATCAGCGCCGAGATGATCAAGTTCAAGGTCGTCTCCGACACGCGGGCCGATGTCCACCTGGAGGTCCGCAAGGACCGCGAGGGCCACGGCTACTGCCTGGTGCGGGCGCTCAGCGAGGACGGCTCCGAGGTGGGCCGCAAGGAGGTCCGTTTCGACCGGGCCGAGGACCGGATCGACGAGGTCGTGACCGTGGTGACCCGGTCCAGGGCGACCGCGGTCGAGCCGATGGGCTGCACCGCCGACGACGGCCCGCAGGGCTGA
- a CDS encoding tetratricopeptide repeat protein — MRDSHRAEAERLLVRAVEEETRRTGGRTDAGALMSRARAALDTMAASAGEEYAAYTQALDSVAAGERPLSERFSRATLGTPMLVTGVAAAAAFGADLALGANTGLALGAGAAVAVAGTATTVAKATASHWPAAHRRAGAAGQPGGAEQLRLQWLTALEVRGIRPYLDQQRMLTPAARAPKKQTAPVGRQLRGGDRSAAARTRVVLEQSFGHLPKAEGPFTGRRSELAQIAQWVHAARASTQTRPTVVVLHGEPGAGRTALAVRAAHALKDQFRGACVVDLRGQVAGESPLPTRDALLHLLNRLGAPREQLLFRESASAEQQVRRLGELYHQHLTGTPVTIVLDDATDAGQVRTLVPERSDSLVIVTAREPLELPEDLPAWVHHLPVGPLDAAGAEELLREVAEEEEAGPYDYPSTEAVVELCGGLPLALRVAGSALGARSRHTLARDLGAYGPVDPVERALWLRYTDQGDQARRLLRRLALAGRASLGAAAAASLLAADEQEAERLLTVLARAGLLTRVRGSRYRLHDLVRAFALARLLDEEEPAERTAAQERLLTNYAELADAVIRMVDGKMSTRAGQFGSHGFGSLDSALRWLDDESSFITAALRHAEGVDQGTVLHLLGALCDYCLLRGDLYRLGEISELTQAVDQGLLERSVQWRTGIAARQLGELDKARTTLSSVVGLYHEAQNDAGEALALCSLGITLHHQGNLTEAAARLGEALALQSSEAQAEDRAWTLHALAAVERDRGDLTRALALLDDALRLHREGESLHGEAWTQFQLGQVRLRTGEVGPAEEALSTALELYGRTRDGRGEAWAITQLARARLVDGDPAAALEQLRDALARHRDNEDARGEAWTLFYLGQALEEDGDTDQAVRELERSRTMFSRMRDVYGLACARHHSGRVTRDQRAAQTGNLRNSGFARQLLMDARADFRRIKVPYGEAWACVELALIDAGNGRAPQALELCGEAAELFASYGDARGGDWARFLRCTLLPYASPGGSEVGTVVAQQELAELMAAPHPARDGKLEQSAAAFAVALERGVDLEDGWQAWRLGLTPARAAGQIMGVPAEPARP, encoded by the coding sequence ATGCGGGACAGCCATCGGGCGGAAGCCGAGAGGCTGTTGGTGCGCGCCGTGGAGGAGGAGACGCGGCGCACCGGCGGACGGACCGATGCCGGTGCGCTGATGTCGCGGGCGCGGGCCGCGCTCGACACCATGGCCGCCAGCGCGGGCGAGGAGTACGCCGCGTACACGCAGGCACTGGACTCGGTGGCGGCGGGAGAGCGCCCGCTCTCGGAGCGGTTCAGCAGGGCGACGCTCGGAACACCCATGCTGGTGACGGGCGTTGCCGCGGCCGCCGCGTTCGGCGCGGATCTGGCGCTCGGCGCGAACACCGGCCTGGCCCTCGGTGCGGGCGCGGCCGTCGCGGTGGCCGGCACGGCGACGACGGTGGCGAAGGCGACCGCCTCGCACTGGCCCGCCGCCCACCGCCGCGCCGGAGCCGCCGGACAGCCGGGCGGGGCCGAGCAGTTGCGGCTCCAGTGGCTGACCGCCCTGGAGGTACGGGGCATCCGCCCGTACCTGGACCAGCAGCGCATGCTGACGCCGGCCGCGCGCGCCCCGAAGAAGCAGACCGCTCCGGTGGGGCGCCAGTTGCGCGGCGGGGACCGCAGCGCCGCGGCCCGCACCCGGGTGGTGCTGGAGCAGTCCTTCGGGCATCTCCCGAAGGCGGAGGGGCCGTTCACGGGGCGGCGCTCCGAGCTGGCGCAGATCGCCCAGTGGGTGCACGCGGCCCGCGCCTCCACGCAGACCCGGCCGACGGTCGTCGTGCTGCACGGCGAGCCGGGTGCGGGGCGTACGGCGCTCGCGGTGCGGGCCGCCCATGCGCTCAAGGACCAGTTCCGGGGTGCGTGCGTGGTCGACCTGCGCGGCCAGGTCGCCGGGGAGAGCCCGCTGCCGACCCGGGACGCGTTGCTGCACCTGCTGAACCGGCTGGGCGCGCCGCGCGAGCAGTTGCTGTTCCGGGAGAGCGCTTCGGCCGAGCAGCAGGTGCGGCGGCTCGGCGAGCTGTACCACCAGCACCTCACGGGGACGCCGGTCACGATCGTGCTCGACGACGCGACGGACGCCGGGCAGGTCCGCACCCTGGTGCCGGAGCGCTCGGACAGTCTGGTGATCGTCACCGCCCGGGAGCCGCTGGAGCTGCCCGAGGACCTGCCGGCCTGGGTGCACCACCTGCCGGTCGGCCCGCTGGACGCGGCGGGCGCGGAGGAGCTGCTGCGCGAGGTCGCCGAGGAAGAGGAGGCCGGGCCCTACGACTACCCGTCCACGGAGGCCGTCGTGGAGCTGTGCGGCGGGCTGCCGCTGGCGCTGCGGGTGGCGGGTTCCGCGCTGGGGGCGCGCAGTCGGCACACGCTGGCGCGGGACCTGGGCGCGTACGGCCCGGTCGATCCGGTGGAGCGGGCACTGTGGCTGCGCTACACCGACCAGGGTGATCAGGCCCGGCGGCTGCTGCGGCGGCTCGCGCTGGCGGGCCGGGCGAGCCTGGGTGCGGCGGCGGCCGCGTCGCTGCTCGCGGCGGACGAGCAGGAGGCGGAGCGGCTGCTGACCGTGCTGGCACGGGCCGGGCTGCTCACCCGCGTACGGGGGTCGCGCTACCGGCTGCACGACCTGGTGCGGGCCTTCGCGCTGGCCCGGCTGCTGGACGAGGAGGAGCCGGCCGAGCGGACGGCGGCGCAGGAGCGGCTGCTGACGAACTACGCGGAGCTGGCCGACGCGGTGATCCGGATGGTCGACGGGAAGATGTCGACGCGGGCCGGGCAGTTCGGCTCGCACGGCTTCGGTTCGCTGGACTCGGCGCTGCGCTGGCTGGACGACGAGTCGAGCTTCATCACGGCGGCGCTGCGGCACGCGGAGGGCGTCGACCAGGGCACGGTGCTGCATCTGCTGGGCGCCCTGTGCGACTACTGCCTGCTGCGCGGCGACCTGTACCGCCTGGGTGAGATCAGCGAGCTGACGCAGGCCGTGGACCAGGGGCTGCTGGAGCGCTCGGTGCAGTGGCGTACGGGCATCGCGGCCCGGCAGCTCGGCGAGCTGGACAAGGCCCGCACCACGCTGTCCTCCGTCGTCGGGCTCTACCACGAGGCGCAGAACGACGCGGGCGAGGCGCTGGCCCTCTGCTCGCTCGGCATCACCCTGCACCACCAGGGCAATCTGACGGAGGCGGCGGCCCGGCTCGGCGAGGCGCTGGCGCTCCAGTCGTCCGAGGCGCAGGCCGAGGACCGGGCCTGGACCCTGCACGCCCTGGCGGCCGTGGAGCGCGACCGGGGCGATCTGACGAGGGCGCTGGCGCTGCTGGACGACGCGCTGCGGCTGCACCGGGAGGGTGAGTCGCTGCACGGTGAGGCCTGGACGCAGTTCCAGCTGGGCCAGGTGCGGCTGCGGACGGGCGAGGTCGGCCCGGCGGAGGAGGCGCTGAGCACGGCCCTGGAGCTGTACGGGCGCACCCGCGACGGACGCGGTGAGGCGTGGGCGATCACCCAGCTGGCCCGGGCCCGGCTGGTGGACGGCGATCCGGCGGCCGCGCTGGAGCAGTTGCGGGACGCCCTGGCCCGGCACCGGGACAACGAGGACGCGCGCGGCGAGGCGTGGACCCTGTTCTATCTGGGCCAGGCCCTGGAGGAGGACGGGGACACCGATCAGGCGGTGCGTGAGCTGGAGCGGTCCCGCACGATGTTCTCGCGGATGCGGGACGTGTACGGGCTGGCGTGCGCCCGGCACCACTCGGGCCGGGTGACCCGGGACCAGCGGGCCGCGCAGACGGGCAACCTGCGCAATTCCGGGTTCGCCCGGCAGCTGCTGATGGACGCGCGGGCCGACTTCCGGCGGATCAAGGTGCCGTACGGGGAGGCGTGGGCGTGCGTGGAGCTGGCGCTGATCGACGCGGGCAACGGGCGGGCGCCGCAGGCGCTGGAGCTGTGCGGTGAGGCGGCGGAGCTGTTCGCCTCGTACGGGGACGCGCGGGGCGGCGACTGGGCCCGGTTCCTGCGCTGCACGCTGCTGCCGTACGCCTCGCCCGGGGGCAGCGAGGTGGGCACGGTGGTCGCGCAGCAGGAGCTGGCCGAGCTGATGGCGGCCCCGCACCCGGCGCGGGACGGCAAGCTGGAGCAGTCGGCGGCGGCGTTCGCGGTGGCCCTGGAGCGGGGCGTGGATCTGGAGGACGGCTGGCAGGCGTGGCGGCTCGGGCTCACCCCGGCCCGTGCCGCCGGCCAGATCATGGGCGTCCCGGCGGAGCCGGCCCGGCCGTGA